The Ranitomeya imitator isolate aRanImi1 chromosome 3, aRanImi1.pri, whole genome shotgun sequence genome has a window encoding:
- the OSCP1 gene encoding protein OSCP1 isoform X2: MSLRTLPLLFINLGGEMLYILDQRLRAQNIPPDKAKKDDWTDEERQRVMNDIITTMFNKKFMEELFKPQELYSKKALRTVFDRLAHASIMRLNQASMDKLYDLMTMAFKYQVLLCPRPKDILLVTFNHMDAIKDFIRDSPSILNQVDETFRQLIDMYNCLPAGEFQLIRQTLLVFFQDMHIRVSIFLKDKVQNSNGRFVLPTSGPVPWGTEVPGLIRIFSLKGEELKRAEFQNGGNYVSPLREGSYDLFGDRVLKLGTNMYSVSRSVETDMSGTLKSSASHTKENVVPNPLAKEELNLLAQLLGGLELKKPPGSDHSFRLNLFMNDEEEEQAALSRPEELSYKVINIQASEDQDRNKELSRIMGEFQSEETHVQSTSKGEDLLALMDGL, from the exons ATGTCTCTCCGCACACTGCCGCTGCTCTTCATCAACCTGGGCGGGGAGATGCTGTACATCCTGGACCAGCGGCTCCGGGCCCAGAACATCCCTCCAGATAAGGCCAAGAAGG ACGATTGGACAGATGAGGAAAGACAACGAG TTATGAACGATATCATCACCACCATGTTTAACAAGAAGTTTATGGAAGAGCTGTTTAAGCCTCAAGAGCTGTACTCCAAAAAGGCTCTCAGGACAGTATTCGACCGTCTCGCCCATGCCTCCATCATGAGGCTGAACCAAGCAAGTATGGACAAG CTTTATGATCTGATGACTATGGCCTTCAAGTACCAAGTCCTCTTGTGCCCTCGCCCCAAAGATATCTTGTTAGTTACTTTTAACCACATGGATGCTATCAAAGACTTCATCCGGGATTCTCCAAGCATTTTGAACCAAGTTGATGAGACTTTCCGGCAGCTTATTGAC ATGTATAACTGCCTTCCTGCTGGTGAGTTTCAGCTGATTCGGCAAACCTTGCTGGTCTTCTTCCAGGACATGCATATCCGG gtttctaTTTTCTTAAAAGACAAAGTCCAAAACTCTAATGGACGTTTTGTTCTTCCAACATCTGGTCCTGTTCCTTGGGGCACTGAGGTACCTGGACTCATCAG GATATTCAGCTTAAAAGGTGAGGAGTTGAAGAGAGCGGAGTTTCAGAATGGTGGAAATTATGTCAGTCCACTGCGGGAAGGGTCTTATGATCTTTTCGGTGACCGAGTTCTCAAGCTAGGAACAAATAT GTACAGTGTAAGCCGCTCTGTGGAGACTGACATGTCGGGAACCTTAAAAAGCTCGGCATCCCACACCAAG GAGAATGTAGTACCAAATCCTCTGGCTAAAGAAGAACTCAATCTCCTTGCCCAGCTCCTAGGTGGTTTGGAGCTAAAGAAGCCCCCTGGTTCGGACCACAGCTTTCGACTTAACCTATTCATGAATGACGAGGAAGAAGA ACAAGCGGCGCTTTCAAGGCCAGAAGAGCTTTCTTATAAAGTTATCAACATTCAAGCCAGTGAA